GTGGCAGTTATTTCATCTGTGATGCAAATCCAGAGTACAAAATTCCGCGCCGGCACCGaagtgtttgttgttatttacgCAGCATTTGACAGCTAGCATTCCGTGTAAATTTGACAGTTAAACGATAAACTGTCGGAGGAGGCGAAACTAgcaaaaactattttattttttcgataaattttgaacaatttcCATACACAACGTAGAATAAACTTGaactttttacattttacaaacaCTTTTAATCCACTAACAAACTTCAAAAgcgttaaattgtttaaaaaccaCAACTGTTTCACCCGATTCGTACGTGAATGTAGCCCTATATCTATATCCATACACTTTGCTTTCGCTCCAAAATGCAacggtttgtttacatcggTTTCGCAAAGGAATGACGCACAGTTCAATACATTATTCTGGAAAACCTTCCTGCTTTACTCTGGAATTTTTAAGGATCCATAATTTAAACGATGTCTGAAACGGCGGCAAGATTACAATCCCACAACCAGGAAATGGTCAAGTGCCTCAATCTGCTTCGCAGTCAGCAAACGGCACTGGAGGAAAGGATAGCAatgcaggaaaagaaaaaggacacGCTCAGCAAGGAGATGGAGAGGCTGCAGCGCATGTTGGATCAGCTGGAAACTTCCATCTCTGAGGATACGAAAAAACTGAACGACTGTTCGAAACGGCTCGCCGAAACGGAGCACGGTTACACGAAGGTGGTTGACACACTGCAGCTCCTACTACTGTCCGCCAAGGAGAAAGTaggcaccaccagcagcacgcACGATGATACCAACAAGCACACGAGTTGATGTTAGCAAATACACGGCCAACCTGGCTTATACATTCCCATGCAGTTTTGAATCCAAGACgtaagttgtttgttttattatgtttcttCATTTGATGCTATCACAATTGTTGGGTATATAGGAGAAAGATAAATACGAGCAAAAAACACCTGCCGCTGCTGTAAAAAAACGCAACTGGATCGCTACCACAGTCCAGCTTTATCCTCGATGGAGGCAAAACGCGACGGTTCTAAAGTTTCTAGTTTTTCGTTGTCTAAACCACTCGTAGAAGAAA
This region of Anopheles marshallii chromosome 2, idAnoMarsDA_429_01, whole genome shotgun sequence genomic DNA includes:
- the LOC128709308 gene encoding uncharacterized protein LOC128709308, with product MSETAARLQSHNQEMVKCLNLLRSQQTALEERIAMQEKKKDTLSKEMERLQRMLDQLETSISEDTKKLNDCSKRLAETEHGYTKVVDTLQLLLLSAKEKVGTTSSTHDDTNKHTS